In one window of Pseudomonadota bacterium DNA:
- the accD gene encoding acetyl-CoA carboxylase, carboxyltransferase subunit beta, translating into MSWLKKIMPSRIQTDKRKRSVPEGLWSKCPACDAVLYRAELERNLHVCPKCGHHGKITARTRLEAFLDEGAHEEVATDLQSLDPLKFKDSKKYKDRLNQAQKKSGEKDALIVLRGKLHDRPVVACAFEFDFMAGSMASVVGEKFWRATQLCIELQCPLVCYSASGGARMQEGLYSLMQMAKTSAGLAQMSEQGLPYISVMTNPTTGGVSASLAMLGDINIAEPFALIGFAGPRVIKQTVGETLPEGFQLSEFLLEHGALDMIVDRRQMRDEIGRLLAKLGQRLPMEIPPETPAEA; encoded by the coding sequence ATGAGTTGGCTCAAGAAAATCATGCCGTCGCGCATACAGACCGACAAGCGCAAACGGTCGGTGCCGGAGGGGCTTTGGAGTAAGTGCCCGGCCTGCGATGCGGTGCTGTATCGGGCGGAGCTTGAACGCAACCTGCATGTCTGCCCCAAGTGCGGCCATCATGGCAAGATCACGGCGCGAACCCGCCTGGAGGCGTTTCTCGATGAGGGGGCGCATGAAGAAGTGGCGACCGATCTGCAGTCGCTTGATCCCCTAAAGTTTAAGGACAGCAAAAAGTACAAAGATCGACTCAATCAAGCGCAGAAAAAATCGGGTGAGAAAGACGCGCTGATCGTGCTGCGTGGCAAATTGCACGATCGCCCGGTCGTTGCGTGTGCGTTTGAGTTCGATTTTATGGCCGGTTCCATGGCATCGGTGGTGGGCGAAAAATTTTGGCGCGCTACGCAGCTTTGCATCGAACTGCAGTGTCCATTGGTGTGCTATTCGGCCAGTGGTGGTGCTCGTATGCAAGAAGGTCTGTATTCGCTCATGCAGATGGCAAAAACCAGCGCTGGGCTCGCGCAAATGAGTGAACAGGGCTTGCCCTACATTTCAGTCATGACCAACCCCACCACAGGCGGCGTGTCGGCTAGCCTGGCCATGCTCGGCGACATCAATATTGCTGAACCATTTGCCTTGATCGGTTTTGCCGGTCCGCGTGTGATCAAGCAAACGGTTGGTGAGACGCTGCCAGAAGGATTTCAGCTCAGCGAATTTTTGCTCGAGCACGGCGCGCTCGACATGATTGTGGATCGACGCCAGATGCGAGACGAGATCGGTCGTCTGCTGGCTAAACTCGGTCAGCGGCTGCCGATGGAAATTCCGCCCGAAACACCGGCCGAAGCCTGA
- a CDS encoding Mur ligase family protein codes for MTPPARTLSDWLTRIEAMHPAEIELGLERVAEVYRRLPKARVPAVISVAGTNGKGSTVECIRRCALANGWRVGAYTSPHLVHFNERICIDESNAGDADIVAAFAAVEAARNEVPLTYFEFTTLAALALFRAADLDLWVLEVGLGGRLDAVNVVDADVAVITAIGLDHQDWLGDTRDAIAAEKAGIMRPGRIAVCSDPDAPNPIAEHARTIGTTLFQIGRDFAVERQASQWTYSCRLSLPGQSSLTERSRSELDAPLGAVLNNLAGALTAMTALNALPAPSALEPVFENWSHPGRLQRVRRRTTWWLDVAHNRESVQHLVSVLEREHRSARPKQCIVVVGMLGDKPVDDVLQSLASVATHWCVASLDSPRALSAQELAAKVNQVSAHTVERFDSVAGAMAVARARAGARDCVVVTGSFHTVGPALAWLGYSD; via the coding sequence GTGACCCCTCCGGCGCGCACACTGAGCGACTGGCTCACCCGCATCGAAGCGATGCATCCGGCTGAGATTGAGCTTGGGCTGGAGCGCGTGGCCGAGGTGTATCGCCGCTTGCCAAAGGCCCGTGTGCCGGCGGTGATCAGCGTGGCGGGAACCAATGGCAAAGGCAGCACCGTCGAGTGCATACGGCGCTGCGCCCTAGCCAACGGTTGGCGCGTAGGCGCGTATACGTCGCCTCATCTTGTTCATTTTAATGAACGGATTTGCATTGACGAATCGAATGCCGGCGATGCCGATATTGTCGCGGCGTTTGCTGCCGTCGAGGCCGCTCGCAACGAGGTGCCTCTGACTTACTTCGAATTCACCACGCTGGCGGCTCTGGCCTTGTTTCGCGCTGCGGATCTAGACCTTTGGGTGCTTGAAGTGGGTCTAGGAGGTCGACTCGACGCGGTGAACGTGGTCGATGCCGATGTGGCGGTGATAACCGCCATCGGTTTGGATCACCAAGACTGGTTAGGTGACACACGTGATGCGATCGCCGCGGAGAAAGCCGGCATCATGAGGCCCGGTCGAATAGCGGTGTGCAGCGATCCGGATGCGCCAAACCCGATTGCGGAGCACGCCCGCACGATCGGCACAACGCTCTTTCAGATCGGTCGCGATTTTGCGGTGGAGCGACAGGCTAGCCAATGGACCTACTCGTGTCGTTTGTCGTTGCCGGGTCAATCGTCGTTGACCGAGCGGTCGCGGTCTGAGCTCGACGCACCGCTGGGTGCGGTGCTAAACAATCTCGCCGGCGCGCTGACGGCGATGACGGCATTAAACGCACTGCCAGCTCCCTCTGCGCTTGAACCGGTCTTCGAAAATTGGTCGCACCCGGGTCGCTTACAGCGTGTTCGTCGACGCACCACGTGGTGGCTGGATGTCGCTCACAATCGTGAATCGGTTCAGCATCTGGTCAGTGTGCTTGAGCGGGAGCACCGATCAGCGCGGCCTAAGCAATGCATCGTCGTGGTGGGTATGTTGGGTGACAAACCGGTTGACGATGTGCTCCAATCGTTAGCGTCCGTCGCAACACATTGGTGTGTGGCGTCGCTTGACTCGCCACGCGCATTATCTGCACAGGAACTCGCGGCGAAAGTGAACCAGGTGAGTGCGCACACGGTCGAACGCTTTGACTCCGTCGCGGGGGCGATGGCGGTGGCCCGGGCAAGGGCCGGCGCCCGAGACTGTGTCGTGGTGACCGGCTCGTTTCACACAGTGGGGCCCGCACTGGCCTGGCTCGGATATTCGGATTGA
- a CDS encoding SPOR domain-containing protein produces MERATQERLVGATLLIMAGVILIPWLLDGDVSPPAVNETPLVLPGSDERNSNETRRISLETPRNESRSAPVTLDTRSVRDVDTPAPLSLPAPVETVDAGPAAPDRADTATPAQTSGAEEERRAEATVPARFARAMPPDDESTPAPPVDVAREPAVSEPVTPAPSVSQPAATPPPASTPTASVAESGWAVQVGSFASEANARRLTAQLQDKSYRAFITESDSSGRTLYRVRVGPVAERDEAELLAAALREDRQPARVLRHR; encoded by the coding sequence ATGGAGCGCGCAACACAAGAACGACTCGTTGGGGCAACGCTGCTCATCATGGCGGGCGTTATCCTGATTCCCTGGCTGCTCGACGGGGACGTGTCGCCGCCCGCGGTGAACGAAACGCCGTTGGTGCTCCCCGGGAGTGATGAGCGAAACAGTAACGAGACGCGACGCATTTCACTCGAGACGCCGCGAAACGAATCGCGCAGTGCGCCCGTCACACTCGACACCCGTAGCGTGCGCGATGTCGATACGCCAGCCCCATTGAGCTTACCCGCGCCGGTTGAAACGGTGGATGCCGGACCGGCGGCGCCGGACCGTGCCGATACGGCAACGCCAGCTCAAACGTCGGGAGCAGAGGAGGAACGCCGCGCTGAGGCGACGGTGCCGGCTCGATTCGCTCGGGCGATGCCACCGGATGATGAGTCGACACCCGCACCACCCGTCGACGTCGCGCGCGAGCCGGCCGTCTCTGAGCCGGTTACGCCCGCTCCCAGTGTCAGTCAGCCGGCTGCGACGCCGCCACCGGCATCGACACCCACCGCGTCGGTGGCTGAGTCGGGGTGGGCCGTGCAGGTGGGCAGTTTTGCCAGTGAGGCCAACGCGCGTCGTTTGACCGCTCAGCTCCAGGACAAAAGCTATCGCGCCTTTATCACCGAGAGCGACTCGAGTGGCCGCACACTCTATCGGGTACGCGTGGGACCGGTCGCCGAGCGCGATGAGGCGGAGCTGCTCGCCGCAGCCTTACGCGAGGATCGGCAACCTGCGCGGGTGCTACGCCACCGTTAA
- a CDS encoding CvpA family protein, whose amino-acid sequence MITIDYLIIAILLVSMIVGFFRGFFPELVSIVTWIVAIFAAMNFSGLVEPYLQGKLGSVVVELWASRIIVFVIALILGGLLGQLVSLAIDKSGLSGTDRMLGLVFGVVRGAVILGVLVILGQLMGFQREPWWPQSQLIPMAERVGDTLRVMVPDSVNEFLDNRIEPVGDDMTDPPLDNPDADTSDNGSN is encoded by the coding sequence ATGATCACGATTGACTATCTGATTATCGCCATCTTGCTGGTGTCGATGATCGTAGGCTTTTTCCGCGGCTTTTTCCCTGAACTTGTTTCCATTGTCACTTGGATTGTGGCGATCTTTGCAGCGATGAACTTCAGCGGTCTTGTCGAGCCGTATTTGCAAGGCAAACTCGGATCGGTGGTCGTCGAACTATGGGCATCACGCATCATCGTTTTTGTCATCGCGTTGATTCTAGGGGGGTTGCTTGGGCAACTCGTGTCGCTAGCGATCGATAAGTCGGGTCTTAGCGGCACTGATCGAATGCTGGGCTTGGTGTTCGGTGTGGTGCGGGGCGCCGTCATTTTGGGTGTGCTTGTTATTCTTGGTCAGTTGATGGGTTTTCAGCGCGAGCCGTGGTGGCCCCAATCGCAGCTCATTCCGATGGCTGAGCGCGTGGGCGATACACTAAGGGTGATGGTCCCTGATAGCGTCAATGAATTTCTCGACAACCGCATCGAGCCCGTGGGCGACGACATGACGGATCCGCCCCTAGACAATCCGGATGCAGACACTTCCGATAACGGATCGAACTGA
- the purF gene encoding amidophosphoribosyltransferase, with amino-acid sequence MCGVVGIVGRRPVNLAIYDALTVLQHRGQDAAGIVTCDGNKLYARKSNGLVRDVFRQDHMLELIGNYGLGHVRYPTAGCSSSLEAQPFYVNSPYGICLGHNGNLTNAAELSSMLAREDRRHLNTGSDTEALLNVFAHELQSIDRAALTADDVFTAVRAVHRRCRGGYAVTALIVGQGIVGFRDPYGIRPLVLGKRETPDGREHMLASESVALDALGFELVRDVAPGEAVYLDLNGRVHSEMCAPNAQLNPCMFEYVYFARPDSIIDNISVYKARLRMGEKLAEKILREFPNHDIDVVIPVPDTSRTAAMQVAHHLGVKNREGFMKNRYIGRTFIMPGQTLRKKSVRRKLNAIELEFRKKNVLLVDDSVVRGTTSQQIIEMAREAGANKVYFASAAPAVRHPNVYGIDMPATKELIAHGRSTEDIAQLIGADWLVYQELEDLIEAVGHDKADIEQFDTSCFSGDYVTGDVTAAYLNRLEQQRADSVKNKPNRQKSLFDDDGRNALEAM; translated from the coding sequence ATGTGTGGGGTAGTAGGAATCGTCGGGCGCCGCCCCGTTAATCTGGCCATTTACGATGCGCTCACGGTGCTACAACATCGCGGCCAAGATGCCGCCGGCATCGTGACGTGTGATGGCAACAAGTTATACGCGCGTAAGTCAAACGGCCTGGTGCGCGATGTGTTTCGTCAAGATCATATGCTTGAGTTGATCGGGAACTATGGCCTCGGCCATGTGCGCTACCCCACAGCGGGTTGTTCAAGTTCGCTGGAGGCGCAGCCGTTTTACGTGAATTCTCCCTACGGAATCTGTCTTGGGCACAACGGCAATCTGACCAATGCCGCTGAATTGAGCAGCATGCTCGCTCGGGAAGATCGGCGGCATTTGAACACCGGTTCAGATACCGAAGCGCTCCTCAACGTGTTTGCGCACGAGTTGCAGTCAATCGATCGCGCGGCACTCACAGCGGACGATGTGTTTACCGCCGTGCGAGCGGTGCATCGTCGTTGCCGGGGTGGCTATGCGGTAACGGCACTCATAGTGGGGCAAGGCATCGTCGGCTTTCGCGATCCCTATGGCATCCGTCCGCTGGTGCTGGGTAAGCGCGAAACACCCGATGGTCGCGAACATATGCTGGCGTCCGAAAGCGTGGCGCTGGATGCGCTTGGTTTTGAACTCGTGCGGGATGTCGCGCCGGGGGAAGCGGTCTATCTCGATCTCAATGGTCGTGTGCACAGTGAAATGTGCGCACCCAATGCGCAGCTCAATCCCTGTATGTTCGAATACGTGTATTTTGCGCGTCCCGATTCAATCATCGACAACATTTCGGTGTACAAGGCCAGGCTTCGAATGGGCGAGAAGCTCGCCGAGAAAATTCTGCGTGAGTTTCCGAATCACGATATCGATGTTGTGATTCCCGTGCCGGATACCTCGCGTACGGCGGCGATGCAGGTGGCCCACCATCTGGGCGTCAAGAATCGCGAAGGGTTTATGAAGAATCGTTACATCGGACGCACCTTCATCATGCCCGGCCAGACTCTGCGGAAAAAATCCGTTCGGCGAAAGCTCAACGCGATCGAGCTCGAGTTTCGCAAAAAGAATGTGCTGCTGGTGGACGATTCAGTCGTACGCGGTACCACTTCGCAACAGATAATCGAAATGGCCAGAGAGGCTGGGGCCAACAAAGTGTATTTCGCCTCGGCTGCGCCGGCCGTGCGGCACCCCAATGTCTATGGCATTGATATGCCCGCGACAAAGGAGCTTATTGCGCACGGCCGCAGTACCGAAGACATCGCCCAACTGATCGGCGCAGACTGGCTGGTTTACCAGGAATTGGAAGACCTCATCGAGGCGGTAGGTCACGACAAAGCCGATATTGAACAATTCGACACGTCCTGTTTTTCAGGTGATTATGTGACGGGCGACGTCACGGCAGCCTATCTCAATCGCTTGGAGCAACAGCGCGCGGATTCCGTAAAGAACAAGCCAAATCGGCAGAAAAGTCTGTTTGATGATGACGGTCGCAATGCGCTGGAGGCCATGTAG
- a CDS encoding Hpt domain-containing protein — MLESATPATEELDPAVRALLPNYIRRRESDVEMMAVLLGRRDYKEVGKLAHNMRGSGTAYGFPRITELGGQIEHAAMTSDTETLERLAGELGEFVATMRP, encoded by the coding sequence ATGCTTGAATCCGCAACACCGGCTACTGAAGAGCTGGATCCGGCCGTGAGGGCCTTGCTTCCTAATTACATTCGACGTCGAGAATCGGACGTTGAGATGATGGCCGTGTTGCTGGGTCGGCGAGACTACAAAGAAGTCGGCAAACTGGCGCATAATATGCGAGGCTCCGGCACGGCCTACGGCTTTCCGCGCATCACCGAACTGGGTGGCCAAATTGAACACGCTGCGATGACAAGCGATACCGAGACATTGGAACGTCTGGCGGGCGAGCTGGGTGAATTTGTAGCGACAATGCGTCCCTGA
- a CDS encoding protein kinase has protein sequence MNNAGMLRVLVLDDDAAFSASVEQRLSQLWPELSLVARKSTHYRDTLSHDVQQANIVFLDHEFDQRSGLTLLRELRAERRAPAIIFVTHNSDERLAVAAIKYGADDYLPKATSSAERLVTTVKECLRATRVVASRRPSGAARTQPVTGVLVKGYRLIDKIAMGMGSVVYLAYSESRREDVVLKVLDGAFELADQDETFERFLIEIQSAAEVTHPNVIRIHDVGVADHRLFIAMEYIRGGSLRQRIARDGALRPRDALDLALNIGDALGVIHAQGILHRDLKPGNILFRDDGTPCLIDFGLAKHVQLDQEITLPGRIYGTPYYMSPEQGLGEEIDARSDFYSLGVVLFEALTGRKPFMAGTPVAMLYKHRFAPIPEINDKNKQYQPLIHSLMAKDPAERPTSVEDLLAVLNHYKSL, from the coding sequence ATGAACAATGCCGGCATGCTTCGGGTGCTGGTGCTGGACGACGATGCCGCTTTTTCGGCGTCGGTCGAGCAGCGTCTCAGCCAGCTGTGGCCCGAGCTCTCCTTAGTAGCGCGTAAGTCGACACATTACCGCGACACCTTGTCGCACGATGTGCAACAAGCAAACATTGTGTTTCTGGATCACGAGTTCGACCAACGTTCGGGCCTAACGCTGTTGCGTGAACTGCGTGCTGAACGGCGGGCACCGGCCATTATTTTCGTCACCCATAATAGCGATGAACGACTCGCCGTGGCGGCCATTAAATACGGCGCCGACGACTATCTGCCAAAAGCGACGAGTAGCGCGGAACGTCTCGTGACCACGGTGAAAGAGTGCCTGCGGGCGACGCGCGTGGTGGCGTCACGTCGACCATCCGGCGCTGCGCGCACACAGCCGGTGACCGGCGTGTTGGTCAAGGGCTATCGATTGATCGATAAAATTGCCATGGGCATGGGGTCGGTTGTGTACCTGGCGTACAGTGAGTCACGTCGTGAGGACGTCGTGCTCAAAGTGCTGGACGGAGCGTTTGAGTTAGCCGATCAGGACGAAACATTCGAGCGTTTTCTCATCGAGATTCAGTCCGCTGCGGAGGTGACACATCCCAATGTGATCCGAATTCACGATGTGGGGGTGGCCGACCACCGCTTATTTATTGCCATGGAGTACATCCGGGGTGGAAGTTTGCGTCAGCGCATCGCGCGCGACGGCGCACTCCGTCCGCGCGACGCGCTCGACCTCGCGCTCAACATTGGTGACGCGCTGGGCGTCATTCACGCGCAGGGCATTCTCCATCGTGACCTAAAGCCGGGCAACATTTTGTTTCGCGACGACGGAACGCCGTGCCTGATCGACTTCGGTCTTGCCAAGCATGTGCAGCTTGATCAGGAAATCACGCTGCCGGGGCGAATCTACGGTACCCCTTATTACATGAGTCCCGAACAGGGATTGGGCGAAGAAATCGATGCGCGCAGCGATTTTTACAGTCTCGGAGTGGTGTTATTTGAGGCGCTGACCGGTCGTAAGCCGTTTATGGCCGGCACACCCGTGGCCATGCTCTATAAGCATCGCTTTGCACCGATTCCCGAAATCAACGACAAAAACAAACAATATCAGCCACTTATCCATTCTCTGATGGCCAAGGATCCCGCCGAACGACCCACCTCGGTCGAGGATTTATTGGCGGTACTAAATCACTATAAAAGTCTGTAA
- a CDS encoding response regulator transcription factor, whose protein sequence is MTNTSQRTRLRIALLEDDQDQAELVNAWLQAAGHSVNHFSSSRVFLREVLRDSYDLLVLDWIVPEMDGIEVMRRVRESARHYTPVLFVTAKDTEDDVVAALGAGADDYMAKPLRQREFAARVLAVIRRGRDGAGKDELPDAAPFVIDLKRKQIELNDDVIELTHREFDLAVFMFRNAGRVVSRSHILESIWGMHGAELNTRTVDTHISRLRKKLGIKAENGWKLSAIYQHGYRLERTDTLEA, encoded by the coding sequence TTGACTAACACTTCACAACGCACGCGGCTCCGTATTGCACTGCTCGAGGACGACCAGGATCAGGCAGAGTTGGTCAACGCCTGGCTCCAGGCGGCCGGGCACAGCGTGAACCATTTTTCCTCAAGCCGGGTATTTCTAAGGGAAGTGCTTAGAGATAGCTATGATTTGTTGGTGCTCGATTGGATCGTGCCCGAGATGGACGGCATAGAGGTGATGCGGCGTGTGCGGGAAAGTGCACGCCACTACACGCCGGTGCTGTTTGTGACGGCAAAAGACACCGAAGACGACGTGGTCGCTGCGCTCGGGGCGGGCGCCGACGATTACATGGCCAAGCCACTCCGGCAGCGTGAATTTGCCGCGCGTGTGCTGGCGGTCATCCGCCGCGGGCGGGATGGCGCGGGCAAGGATGAGCTACCGGATGCGGCGCCGTTTGTGATCGACCTCAAACGCAAGCAAATCGAGCTCAATGACGATGTCATTGAATTAACGCACCGCGAATTTGATCTCGCTGTGTTTATGTTTCGAAATGCCGGTCGGGTCGTGTCGCGCAGCCACATCCTTGAGAGTATCTGGGGCATGCACGGCGCGGAACTCAATACCCGCACGGTGGATACGCACATTAGCCGGTTGCGCAAGAAACTGGGCATCAAAGCGGAAAACGGCTGGAAGCTATCCGCCATCTATCAACACGGCTATCGACTGGAGCGTACCGATACGCTCGAGGCCTGA
- a CDS encoding Rab family GTPase, which produces MAELTKKVCIIGDFAVGKTSSVARCVNNVFSEKYLTTVGVKIDTKELSLSNRSEPVKLVIWDIAGTDRFSAVEFSYLRGSNGFILVIDGTRQHTLDVAKKLRAEAFERYGEQPCVTLINKSDLEDEWQISDEMVAELDEQGFMPFVTSAKTGANVEAAFTRLAELVVD; this is translated from the coding sequence TTGGCTGAGCTCACAAAAAAAGTATGTATCATCGGCGATTTCGCTGTTGGTAAAACCAGTTCCGTCGCGCGTTGTGTCAACAACGTGTTTTCCGAAAAATACCTCACGACTGTGGGCGTTAAGATCGATACGAAAGAACTGTCACTGAGCAATCGAAGCGAACCGGTTAAGCTTGTGATTTGGGATATTGCCGGCACCGATCGTTTTTCGGCGGTTGAGTTTTCATACCTGCGCGGATCAAACGGCTTCATTTTGGTGATTGACGGCACGCGACAACACACGCTGGATGTGGCGAAAAAACTGCGTGCTGAGGCGTTTGAACGCTACGGTGAGCAACCGTGCGTGACGTTGATCAATAAGTCGGACCTGGAGGACGAGTGGCAAATCAGTGACGAGATGGTCGCTGAACTCGACGAACAAGGTTTCATGCCGTTTGTGACGAGCGCTAAAACCGGCGCGAATGTCGAGGCGGCGTTCACGCGCTTGGCCGAGTTGGTTGTGGACTGA
- a CDS encoding response regulator, giving the protein MSLPSAVSRYLFRLDRIQRQALCLMVDDRYRVHEAWGDWQGMGVSTTLDTDARELVPALHGLPLDEVAVLEFVGLPGAGTFDLHVFTEGSDRFVLLLPCDAAERRTADMQQVANEVRLLNERQTRLLKELEEARADLEEKKRQADHASAIKSRFIASMSHEFRTPLTSVIGYTELLLSDPGTDDMSMSHASAIRRSAHHLLSMVDNILDQARIEEGNVAIRLAAMNVRQVTDDITAMLAPLAAEKFLGFAAFVAPDVPKWVYTDEVRVRQILVNLVGNAIKFTDTGSIRLEITWQSDRLTCVVIDTGPGIEPDQQALIFNAFHRVNGQDTKRGTGLGLNITARLVELLKGTVALASQPGHGSTFTVELLAPISEPEALTADPSVSAQGGNARVMVVEDDPDLVELLSLFLARGGYDVVLAHDGQQAIDVALSEQPDLVLMDVNMPVMDGLSAAKALRSEGYQKPVIALTASLSVNDRDQAFDYGCDGYLVKPISMPELLSSVERYLNEAAQSAEAIR; this is encoded by the coding sequence GTGTCGCTACCGTCCGCTGTTTCTCGTTACTTATTTCGTCTCGATCGAATTCAACGTCAGGCGCTGTGCCTCATGGTCGATGACCGCTATCGCGTTCATGAGGCGTGGGGAGATTGGCAAGGAATGGGTGTGTCAACGACACTCGATACCGACGCACGCGAGCTCGTTCCCGCACTGCATGGATTGCCGCTCGATGAGGTGGCCGTGCTTGAGTTTGTCGGGTTGCCCGGTGCAGGGACCTTCGATTTGCATGTGTTTACCGAGGGTAGCGACCGTTTTGTGTTGTTGTTGCCCTGCGATGCCGCCGAGCGACGCACCGCTGACATGCAGCAGGTGGCCAATGAAGTGCGCTTGCTCAACGAGCGACAAACTCGTTTGCTTAAAGAGCTTGAGGAGGCCCGTGCGGACCTCGAGGAAAAGAAACGCCAAGCTGATCATGCCAGTGCCATTAAATCACGGTTTATTGCGAGCATGTCACACGAGTTTCGTACCCCGCTGACATCGGTTATTGGCTATACCGAACTATTGCTGTCGGACCCAGGGACAGACGACATGAGTATGTCGCACGCCAGCGCCATACGACGATCGGCACACCATTTGTTGTCGATGGTCGACAACATTCTCGACCAAGCTCGGATCGAAGAGGGTAATGTCGCGATTCGACTGGCGGCAATGAATGTACGTCAGGTGACGGACGACATCACGGCGATGCTCGCACCGCTTGCCGCAGAGAAGTTTTTGGGTTTTGCCGCGTTTGTGGCGCCCGATGTGCCCAAATGGGTGTATACGGACGAAGTTCGCGTGCGGCAAATATTGGTAAACCTCGTGGGCAACGCGATCAAATTCACCGACACGGGTTCGATTCGGCTCGAGATCACGTGGCAATCCGATCGTCTGACTTGTGTGGTTATCGATACCGGTCCCGGCATCGAACCCGATCAGCAGGCACTGATCTTCAACGCGTTTCATCGGGTGAATGGCCAAGACACAAAGCGCGGTACAGGACTTGGGCTGAACATCACGGCGCGTTTGGTTGAGTTGCTCAAAGGCACCGTTGCACTCGCATCGCAGCCAGGGCACGGCAGCACGTTTACCGTGGAGCTACTGGCGCCCATTTCAGAACCTGAGGCGTTGACGGCTGACCCCAGTGTCAGTGCACAAGGGGGCAATGCTCGGGTGATGGTCGTGGAGGACGATCCTGATTTGGTGGAGCTACTGAGTTTGTTTTTGGCGCGCGGTGGCTACGACGTAGTGCTTGCGCATGATGGCCAGCAGGCGATCGACGTGGCGTTGAGTGAACAGCCTGATTTGGTGCTGATGGACGTCAATATGCCGGTCATGGATGGCTTGTCAGCCGCGAAGGCACTGCGAAGCGAAGGCTATCAAAAGCCGGTGATCGCCTTGACCGCAAGTTTGAGTGTCAATGATCGCGATCAAGCCTTCGACTATGGGTGCGATGGCTATTTGGTCAAACCAATTAGCATGCCCGAGCTGCTGTCATCGGTTGAGCGATACCTCAACGAAGCGGCTCAGAGCGCCGAGGCGATACGATGA
- a CDS encoding tRNA-(ms[2]io[6]A)-hydroxylase yields the protein MSARPLRQDSGTEVNAFLAVPTSDEWVAWALENEAALLWDHGNCEKKAASTALQLLYRYPQNDALVYRMSRLAREELRHFEQVQKLIKQRGHEFVLVPAAKYAARLLKAVRTHEPQRLIDQLIIGAFIEARSCERFARVAPNLDAPLKKFYLGLMESEARHFREYLTLAEPLCQTDELDARIAFFRALEADVISEPDDVFAFHSGPPRNE from the coding sequence ATGAGCGCCCGACCGTTGCGGCAGGACAGCGGGACCGAGGTCAACGCCTTTTTGGCAGTGCCGACGTCCGATGAATGGGTGGCGTGGGCGCTTGAAAACGAAGCGGCATTGCTTTGGGATCATGGCAATTGTGAGAAGAAGGCCGCCTCAACGGCGCTGCAACTGCTTTATCGCTACCCGCAAAATGACGCGTTGGTTTATCGCATGTCGCGATTAGCGCGGGAAGAACTGCGTCATTTTGAACAGGTGCAAAAGCTCATCAAGCAGCGTGGCCACGAGTTTGTGCTGGTGCCAGCGGCTAAGTACGCGGCCCGACTGCTCAAAGCCGTGCGAACGCATGAACCGCAGCGACTCATCGATCAGCTCATTATTGGCGCCTTTATTGAGGCGCGCAGCTGCGAGCGCTTTGCGCGGGTGGCACCGAACCTCGACGCGCCGCTCAAAAAGTTCTACCTGGGCTTGATGGAGTCGGAAGCGCGACATTTTCGCGAGTATCTCACGCTCGCCGAGCCGCTTTGCCAAACTGACGAACTCGATGCACGCATTGCGTTTTTTCGTGCGCTAGAAGCCGATGTTATTTCAGAGCCGGACGACGTGTTTGCGTTTCACAGTGGTCCACCACGCAACGAATAG